From a region of the Kwoniella mangroviensis CBS 8507 chromosome 1 map unlocalized Ctg01, whole genome shotgun sequence genome:
- a CDS encoding vacuolar-sorting protein SNF7, which yields MSGWMSWFAGKKDTREGARDAIVGLRQQLLMLEKKEEHLNKKIEEEMKKAKANATSNKRLAMAALRQKKAHENELDRIAGTRLTLETQVNAIESANLNAETMVAMKKGADALKGIHSNLTAEGVDATMDKIREQMDLTNEISDAISNPVGMGIVLDEDDLKEELEALEQEQLDDRLAGADRVPSHIPTSPVGQTAGRVNNAAQAEEDDEEAQLRQLQAELAM from the exons ATGTCAGGTTGGATGTCATGGTTCgcagggaagaaggatacCCGAGAGGGAGCTAGGGATGCCATCGTGGGGTTGAGACAGCAATTGCTGatgttggagaagaaggaggaacaTCTGAAtaagaagatcgaagaggagatgaagaaggctAAAGCTAATGCTACGTCCAACAAGCGAT TGGCAATGGCTGCGTTGAGACAAAAGAAAGCGCATGAGAATGAGTTAGATAGAATCGCTGGTACGAGATTGACTTTGGAGACTCAA GTCAACGCTATAGAATCAGCCAACTTGAACGCCGAAACCATGGTAGCTATGAAGAAAGGTGCCGATGCTCTTAAAGGTATTCATAGTAATCT TACCGCCGAGGGAGTTGACGCTACGATGGACAAGATCAGAGAACAGATGGATCTCACAAATGAAATTTCAGATGCTATCTCTAATCCTGTTGGTATGGGTATAGTacttgatgag GACGACCTCAAAGAAGAACTCGAAGCATTGGAGCAAGAACAGTTGGATGACAGACTCGCAGGAGCAGATAGAGTACCAAGTCATATTCCAACATCGCCCGTGGGTCAAACTGCAGGAC GTGTTAACAATGCTGCCCaagcggaagaggatgatgaagaagccCAATTACGTCAATTACAAGCTGAACTGGCTATGTAA